The following proteins are encoded in a genomic region of Limosilactobacillus reuteri subsp. reuteri:
- a CDS encoding diol dehydratase reactivase subunit alpha, which translates to MATEKVIGVDIGNSSTEVALADVSDSGQVHFINSGIAPTTGIKGTKQNLVGIRDSITQVLNKSNLTIDDIDLIRINEATPVIGDVAMETITETVVTESTMIGHNPNTPGGIGTGAGITVRLLDLLKKTDKSKNYIVVVPKDIDFEDVAKLINAYVASGYKITAAILRNDDGVLVDNRLNHKIPIVDEVAMIDKVPLNMLAAVEVAGPGQVISQLSNPYGIATLFGLTPEETKNIVPVSRALIGNRSAVVIKTPAGDVKARVIPAGKIIINGDTGKEEVGVSEGADAIMKKVSSFRHINNITGESGTNVGGMLENVRQTMADLTGKKNDEIAIQDLLAVDTQVPVEVRGGLAGEFSNESAVGIAAMVKSDHLQMEVIAKLIEKEFNTKVEIGGAEVESAIRGALTTPGTDKPIAILDLGAGSTDASIINKENNTVAIHLAGAGDMVTMIINSELGLNDIHLAEDIKRYPLAKVENLFQIRHEDGSVQFFKDPLPSSLFAKVVVIKPDGYEPVTGNPSIEKIKLVRQSAKKRVFVTNALRALKYVSPTGNIRDIPFVVIVGGSALDFEIPQLVTDELAHFNLVAGRGNVRGVEGPRNAVATGLILRYGEERRKRYEQR; encoded by the coding sequence ATGGCAACTGAAAAAGTAATTGGTGTTGATATTGGGAATTCTTCCACTGAAGTTGCATTGGCAGATGTAAGCGATAGTGGGCAAGTTCACTTTATTAACTCTGGTATTGCTCCTACTACTGGGATTAAAGGTACTAAGCAGAATCTAGTTGGAATTAGGGATTCAATTACTCAAGTTCTGAATAAATCTAATCTGACAATCGATGATATTGATTTAATTCGAATCAATGAAGCCACGCCAGTAATTGGTGATGTTGCAATGGAAACTATTACAGAAACAGTTGTAACAGAATCAACAATGATTGGGCATAATCCTAATACACCAGGTGGTATAGGAACAGGGGCTGGGATAACAGTTCGTTTGCTTGATCTCTTAAAGAAAACTGATAAAAGCAAAAATTATATTGTTGTAGTTCCTAAGGATATTGATTTTGAAGACGTTGCTAAACTTATCAATGCTTATGTTGCCTCTGGTTATAAAATAACAGCAGCAATTCTAAGAAACGATGATGGTGTTTTAGTTGATAATCGGTTAAATCATAAAATTCCGATTGTCGATGAAGTTGCTATGATTGACAAAGTTCCGTTAAATATGCTGGCAGCTGTAGAAGTTGCTGGCCCTGGACAAGTAATTTCACAACTTTCAAACCCGTATGGTATCGCTACCTTATTTGGACTAACTCCAGAAGAGACTAAGAATATTGTTCCAGTTTCTCGAGCGCTTATTGGAAATCGTTCGGCTGTTGTTATTAAGACTCCAGCTGGGGATGTTAAAGCGCGAGTAATTCCAGCAGGTAAAATCATAATTAATGGTGATACTGGAAAAGAAGAAGTTGGAGTTTCTGAAGGTGCTGACGCCATTATGAAAAAGGTTTCTAGTTTCCGCCATATTAACAATATAACTGGTGAGTCTGGAACCAATGTTGGAGGAATGTTGGAAAATGTTCGTCAAACAATGGCAGATCTTACAGGAAAGAAAAATGATGAAATTGCTATTCAAGATTTACTTGCTGTTGATACTCAAGTACCAGTTGAAGTTCGAGGCGGTCTAGCTGGTGAATTCTCAAATGAATCAGCAGTTGGGATCGCAGCAATGGTTAAGTCAGATCATCTTCAAATGGAAGTTATTGCTAAACTTATTGAAAAAGAATTTAATACAAAGGTTGAAATTGGTGGTGCTGAAGTTGAATCTGCAATTCGTGGAGCATTAACAACTCCAGGAACAGATAAGCCAATCGCAATCCTTGATTTAGGTGCTGGCTCAACAGATGCTTCAATCATTAATAAAGAAAATAATACAGTTGCAATTCACTTAGCTGGTGCTGGTGATATGGTAACGATGATTATTAATTCTGAATTAGGATTGAATGATATTCATCTTGCAGAAGACATCAAACGCTACCCATTAGCAAAGGTAGAAAACCTTTTTCAAATTCGACATGAGGATGGTTCGGTTCAATTCTTTAAAGATCCGCTTCCATCATCACTGTTTGCCAAAGTTGTAGTAATTAAACCAGATGGATACGAACCAGTAACTGGGAATCCAAGCATTGAAAAAATTAAATTAGTGCGTCAAAGTGCAAAGAAACGAGTATTTGTTACGAACGCTTTACGGGCACTTAAGTATGTTAGTCCAACTGGAAATATTCGTGATATTCCGTTTGTTGTAATTGTCGGTGGTTCAGCCTTAGACTTTGAAATTCCACAACTTGTTACAGATGAATTAGCACACTTTAATTTAGTTGCTGGTCGAGGAAATGTTCGTGGAGTTGAAGGACCACGAAATGCCGTTGCAACTGGATTGATTTTAAGGTATGGCGAAGAAAGAAGGAAGCGTTATGAACAACGATGA